The Sulfolobus acidocaldarius DSM 639 genome has a window encoding:
- a CDS encoding MarR family transcriptional regulator, with amino-acid sequence MIRLEPNDILVLEELILYIQLTSYRFSKLTGISNATAWRTFNRLVGLGLVKREDKRGFSITARGAIILYLNTSKGNVRRRCLSVLKKLWNYDGDEEKLKYFLEDVDKVLKSMNLSPFVICFNQPVTIATMLYNKQDELREETKEVIANILINFFPSIDLRNGCKAIISYDNNGKPYVLAAKCKREGIKLRYYCPEISKYLSVTNAELPQ; translated from the coding sequence ATGATAAGATTAGAACCGAATGACATACTAGTGTTGGAGGAGTTAATTTTATACATTCAGCTCACTTCATACCGTTTCTCCAAGCTTACAGGGATATCAAATGCAACGGCGTGGAGGACATTCAACAGACTAGTAGGATTAGGCTTAGTAAAGAGGGAGGATAAAAGGGGCTTTTCAATAACGGCTAGGGGTGCTATAATACTCTACTTAAACACGTCTAAGGGCAATGTGAGGAGAAGATGTTTGTCGGTCTTAAAGAAGTTGTGGAACTATGATGGTGATGAAGAGAAACTCAAGTATTTCCTAGAGGATGTAGATAAGGTTTTGAAGAGTATGAACCTATCACCGTTTGTGATATGTTTTAATCAGCCTGTAACTATTGCCACAATGTTATACAATAAACAGGATGAGCTAAGGGAGGAGACGAAAGAGGTTATTGCAAATATTTTGATAAACTTTTTCCCGTCAATAGATCTGAGGAACGGATGTAAGGCAATTATCTCATATGACAATAATGGAAAACCTTATGTACTTGCAGCAAAGTGCAAGAGAGAAGGTATAAAATTAAGGTATTATTGTCCCGAGATTTCAAAGTACCTCAGTGTCACAAATGCTGAATTACCTCAATGA